The proteins below come from a single Mustela erminea isolate mMusErm1 chromosome 14, mMusErm1.Pri, whole genome shotgun sequence genomic window:
- the NODAL gene encoding nodal homolog: MHAPQLPVFLLHVWWVLRQAGAATVAPVPLRTRVQPSSPSPLAYMLSLYRDPLPRADIIRSLQAQDVEVDGQNWTFAFDFSFLSQVEDLVWAELRLQLSRPVDLPPDGPLSIEILHQLKPDAEQDPADCHERLRMDLFTVPLSQVTFSSGSMVLEVTRPLSKWLKHPGELEEQMSGLVGECQRRAPTPPVTSVLLLLYSNLSPEQRRLGGSTLLWEAESSWRAREGQLSQERGRRHRRHHLPDRSQLCRKVKFQVDFNLIGWGSWIIYPKQYNAYRCEGECPSPVGEEFHPTNHAYIQSLLKRYQPHRVPSTCCAPVKTKPLSMLYVDNGRVLLDHHRDMIVEECGCL; this comes from the exons ATGCACGCCCCCCAGCTGCCCGTGTTCCTCCTGCACGTCTGGTGGGTCCTGCGCCAGGCGGGCGCCGCCACGGTGGCCCCGGTGCCGCTCCGAACGCGGGTACAGCCCTCGTCGCCGTCCCCTCTCGCGTACATGCTGAGCCTCTACCGGGACCCGCTGCCCCGGGCGGACATCATCCGCAGCCTGCAGGCTCAAG ATGTGGAGGTGGATGGGCAGAACTGGACCTTTGCTTTTGACTTCTCCTTCCTGAGCCAAGTGGAGGATCTGGTGTGGGCCGAGCTCCGGCTGCAGCTGTCCCGCCCTGTGGACCTGCCCCCCGACGGCCCACTCTCCATCGAGATTCTCCACCAGCTAAAGCCCGATGCGGAGCAGGACCCGGCTGACTGCCACGAGCGTCTTCGGATGGACCTGTTCACCGTCCCTCTGTCCCAGGTTACCTTTTCCTCAGGCAGCATGGTCCTGGAGGTGACCAGGCCACTGTCCAAGTGGCTGAAGCACCCTGGGGAGCTGGAGGAGCAGATGTCCGGTTTGGTCGGAGAGTGTCAGCGGCGGGCTCCCACCCCGCCTGTCACCAGCGTGCTCCTGCTGCTCTACTCCAACCTCTCCCCAGAGCAGAGGCGGCTAGGGGGCTCCACCTTGCTGTGGGAGGCTGAGAGCTCCTGGCGCGCCCGGGAGGGACAGCTGTCCCAGGAGAGGGGCCGGCGGCACCGTCGACATCACTTGCCGGACAGAAGCCAGCTGTGTCGGAAGGTCAAGTTCCAGGTGGATTTCAACCTCATTGGGTGGGGCTCCTGGATCATCTACCCGAAGCAATACAATGCCTATCGCTGCGAGGGCGAGTGTCCTAGCCCTGTGGGGGAGGAGTTCCATCCCACCAACCATGCGTATATCCAG agtCTACTGAAACGATACCAGCCCCACCGAGTCCCTTCCACCTGCTGTGCCCCAGTGAAGACCAAGCCACTGAGCATGCTCTATGTGGACAACGGCAGGGTCCTCCTGGACCATCACAGAGACATGATTGTGGAAGAATGTGGGTGCCTTTGA